One region of Aurantimonas sp. HBX-1 genomic DNA includes:
- a CDS encoding phasin, whose translation MADQKNTANDPFAMPNPQAMMAGMDPAQMSETFRAMTQKSMEQSKEAYGRMKAAADEATKALESTMENVHQGSLQLSKKAIDAMRSNAEMGFQHLDKMMSAKSFSEIIEMQTAYVRKQVEMVTDQAKDMQKLTQSVAQDMIKPGRDAFQKASKTS comes from the coding sequence ATGGCAGACCAGAAGAATACCGCGAACGACCCCTTCGCCATGCCGAACCCGCAGGCGATGATGGCCGGGATGGACCCGGCGCAGATGTCGGAGACCTTCCGCGCCATGACGCAGAAGTCGATGGAGCAGTCGAAGGAAGCCTATGGCCGCATGAAGGCTGCCGCCGACGAGGCGACCAAGGCGCTGGAGTCGACGATGGAGAACGTCCATCAGGGCTCGCTGCAGCTGTCCAAGAAGGCGATCGACGCGATGCGCAGCAACGCCGAGATGGGCTTCCAGCACCTCGACAAGATGATGTCGGCGAAGTCGTTTTCCGAGATCATCGAGATGCAGACCGCCTATGTGCGCAAGCAGGTCGAGATGGTGACGGACCAGGCCAAGGACATGCAGAAGCTCACCCAGTCGGTGGCGCAGGACATGATCAAGCCGGGCCGCGACGCCTTCCAGAAGGCCAGCAAGACCAGCTGA
- a CDS encoding LysR family transcriptional regulator, translated as MTAPLDLDQLRTFVAIVDAGSFTRAADDVFKTQSAVSMQMRRLEDRLGVSLFERTGRTIRITDDGSRLLAYARRMMALSQETLSAFDEDAMQGHVRIGLPDDYAERFLPEILARFSRSNPLVELQIACEPSSNLTEHVEKGRLDVALVSDCYPGAKLAEIVRREPLHFVASASHDTHNEPVLPLALGRPDCVWRTQGCAALDRIGRRYKVLFTSWSAQIVTSAVLSGLAVSVLPECALRPGMRILGEYDDFPTLMDTEIGVIRSRSADGPVVSALVEHIRESLANLAPPESQARPSHLPDTRTGRPQRARGMVSLVK; from the coding sequence ATGACCGCGCCCCTCGATCTCGACCAGCTCCGCACCTTCGTCGCCATCGTCGACGCCGGCAGCTTCACCCGCGCTGCCGACGACGTGTTCAAGACCCAGTCGGCCGTCTCGATGCAGATGCGGCGCCTCGAGGACCGGCTCGGCGTCAGCCTGTTCGAGCGGACCGGCCGGACGATCCGCATCACCGACGATGGCTCGCGCCTGCTCGCCTACGCCAGGCGGATGATGGCGCTGAGCCAGGAGACGCTGTCGGCCTTCGACGAGGACGCCATGCAGGGCCATGTCCGGATCGGCCTGCCGGACGACTATGCCGAGCGCTTCCTGCCGGAAATCCTGGCGCGCTTCTCGCGCTCCAATCCGCTGGTCGAACTGCAGATCGCCTGCGAGCCGTCCTCCAACCTCACCGAACACGTGGAGAAGGGCCGGCTCGATGTCGCCCTCGTGTCGGACTGCTACCCGGGGGCGAAGCTGGCCGAGATCGTGCGGCGCGAGCCGCTGCATTTCGTCGCCTCCGCCTCGCACGACACCCACAACGAACCGGTGCTGCCGCTGGCGCTCGGTCGGCCGGACTGCGTCTGGCGGACGCAGGGCTGCGCCGCGCTGGACCGGATCGGCCGCCGCTACAAGGTTCTGTTCACCTCCTGGTCGGCGCAGATCGTCACCTCGGCCGTGCTCTCGGGCCTTGCCGTCAGCGTGCTGCCGGAATGCGCGCTGCGCCCCGGCATGCGGATCCTCGGCGAATACGACGACTTCCCGACGCTCATGGACACCGAGATCGGCGTCATCCGCTCGCGCAGCGCCGACGGACCGGTGGTCTCGGCGCTGGTCGAGCACATCCGCGAGAGCCTCGCCAATCTCGCGCCGCCGGAGAGCCAGGCCCGGCCGTCGCATCTGCCCGATACCCGCACCGGGCGCCCGCAACGGGCCCGCGGCATGGTCTCGCTGGTCAAGTGA
- a CDS encoding PAS domain-containing sensor histidine kinase yields the protein MATSTVPLALAIMAHRQTRQANASGAGIAVFTPDLSELLWTNSLGAAFLQVDAPGPRLASAPPPASAAVRQLRASARMFAAGATTARLRSPGGALLDASLARIDLDPHGAFALVIVPALAAEAETPAATARRLLAEAGMPLAEIRLRDGTRFAGEDSPQVAIDDATIAAFLASDETVRVDEGGSLVLARLTDNHVLLHEAERPPASVAPEADESASPADMPDAATPVSEPAGPDRRKTGMSALLTRWYARHPASESPVEAANQSAPQAAADATDGTAAPAIDADPEKPEAVAMPDMAPGQDDAATASDDQPTTGAWEPPSPTRLRPLRSAWGPAVTLATPDEPSATDVPEPDDALPTASVAADAAPESSADGEPGPGEAAFADEAVAAEPDRETETDGDEQPVAADAGDLEPALPEAAAEEEADEADAPEPRSQGPSAPFEPRFDIAAVRFVWRIDSDGRFRSLSPEFAAAVGPHSADVIDRSFADVARAYGLDPDGEVGQLLERRDTWSGRVIHWPVESSDRKAPVDLAALPVYARDRSFDGFRGFGVVRLAESVADPERLGLALAGVTPPDEAAEADRPEPAGDMAVPLQDGSVSFGRRPAAERRREGETVPKVIRLEERRRPRDGALSQSEEEAFRRIGQTLSDEETPHGLEQAVRLAAQRIEAFEDEDAEAQTPAEAPARDEATAESSADEPEAGGTPEAERAPETAPAASASDEGLVQALATVYAHLPLPVLVQVRETLAYGNREFLDLTGYADVEALEAEGGLAHLFADRDDQSAVAGELTIRRATGETIAVRTHMQRTTIAGRSCLVMSFFASPGASVAAMRGDAVREASTGDDAEVKRLRHEVEELSTVLDTATDGVVFIDSAGNIRSMNGSAHALFGIGEDDSAGRPFVTLFAHESQKATMEYLESLREGGASAIVNEGREVIGRVAQGGFIPLSITLGPLPDDRGWCAVIRDIAHWKRVEEELTSARRQAEAASVQKSQFLTNVSHELRTPLNAIIGFADVMATECFGPIGNDRYLEYLEDIKRSGHHVLDLVNDLLDISKIEAGKLDLSFEAVSLNAVMAEVVALMQPQANRERVLVRSNLPSSVPPVVADHRSIRQIAMNLVSNAIRFTPPGGQIIVSTSYVAEGDVALRFRDSGIGMTEHEIEIAMLPFQQVNPTSRRRGEGTGLGLPLTKAMAEANRANFSISSTPGEGTLVEILFPRQRVLAS from the coding sequence ATGGCGACATCGACGGTGCCCCTCGCACTCGCGATCATGGCACACAGGCAGACGCGCCAGGCAAACGCCTCGGGCGCCGGCATCGCCGTGTTCACGCCGGACCTGTCCGAGTTGCTGTGGACCAATAGCCTCGGCGCCGCCTTCCTGCAGGTCGATGCCCCGGGCCCCCGGTTGGCGAGCGCGCCGCCCCCCGCCTCCGCCGCGGTGCGGCAGCTGCGCGCCTCGGCGCGGATGTTCGCGGCGGGTGCCACGACGGCGAGACTGCGCAGCCCGGGCGGCGCGCTGCTCGACGCCAGCCTGGCCCGCATCGATCTCGATCCGCACGGCGCCTTCGCTCTGGTCATCGTCCCTGCCCTCGCCGCGGAGGCAGAGACGCCGGCCGCGACCGCGCGTCGCCTGCTGGCCGAAGCCGGCATGCCGCTCGCCGAAATCCGCCTGCGGGACGGCACACGCTTTGCCGGCGAGGACTCGCCGCAGGTGGCCATCGACGACGCCACGATCGCCGCGTTCCTCGCCAGCGACGAGACCGTCCGGGTGGATGAAGGCGGGTCGCTCGTGCTGGCCCGGCTGACCGACAACCATGTCCTCCTCCACGAAGCGGAAAGGCCCCCGGCATCCGTTGCGCCCGAAGCCGACGAATCCGCGAGCCCTGCCGACATGCCCGACGCCGCCACCCCCGTGTCCGAACCCGCCGGCCCGGATCGGCGCAAGACCGGGATGAGCGCGCTGCTGACCCGCTGGTATGCCCGCCACCCGGCGAGCGAATCGCCCGTCGAGGCGGCAAACCAGTCGGCGCCGCAGGCAGCGGCGGACGCCACCGACGGGACGGCCGCGCCGGCCATCGATGCCGATCCGGAGAAGCCGGAGGCCGTCGCGATGCCCGACATGGCCCCGGGGCAAGACGACGCGGCAACCGCATCCGATGACCAGCCGACGACCGGCGCCTGGGAGCCCCCCTCGCCGACCAGGCTGCGCCCGCTGCGTTCGGCCTGGGGGCCGGCGGTGACGCTCGCGACACCCGACGAACCCTCCGCAACGGACGTCCCCGAGCCGGATGACGCATTGCCGACGGCGAGCGTCGCTGCGGACGCCGCCCCCGAATCCTCGGCCGATGGAGAGCCCGGGCCGGGCGAAGCTGCGTTCGCGGATGAAGCTGTCGCGGCCGAACCGGATCGGGAGACGGAGACCGACGGCGACGAGCAACCCGTTGCCGCCGACGCCGGCGATCTCGAACCCGCGCTTCCGGAAGCCGCCGCCGAAGAAGAAGCCGACGAGGCGGACGCGCCGGAGCCGCGCAGCCAGGGGCCGAGCGCCCCCTTCGAGCCGCGCTTCGACATCGCCGCCGTGCGCTTCGTCTGGCGCATCGACAGCGACGGGCGCTTCCGGTCGCTGTCGCCGGAATTCGCCGCCGCCGTCGGGCCGCATTCGGCCGACGTCATCGATCGCAGCTTTGCCGATGTCGCCCGTGCCTACGGTCTCGACCCGGACGGCGAAGTGGGACAGTTGCTGGAGCGCCGCGACACCTGGTCCGGCAGGGTGATCCACTGGCCGGTGGAGAGCTCGGACCGCAAGGCGCCGGTCGATCTCGCCGCCCTGCCGGTCTATGCTCGCGACCGCAGCTTCGACGGCTTCCGCGGCTTCGGAGTGGTCCGGCTCGCCGAATCCGTGGCGGATCCCGAACGGCTCGGCCTCGCCCTTGCCGGCGTCACGCCCCCCGACGAAGCTGCTGAGGCCGACCGGCCGGAACCCGCGGGCGATATGGCGGTGCCGCTACAGGACGGTTCGGTGTCCTTCGGCCGCCGCCCGGCAGCGGAACGGCGCCGGGAGGGCGAGACCGTCCCGAAGGTGATCCGGCTGGAGGAGCGTCGGCGCCCCCGCGACGGCGCGCTGAGCCAGTCCGAGGAGGAGGCGTTCCGACGCATCGGCCAGACGCTCTCCGACGAGGAGACGCCGCACGGGCTCGAACAGGCGGTGCGGCTGGCCGCCCAGCGGATCGAGGCGTTCGAGGACGAGGATGCCGAGGCGCAGACTCCGGCCGAGGCGCCCGCTCGCGACGAGGCGACCGCAGAGAGCTCTGCGGACGAGCCCGAAGCCGGTGGCACGCCCGAGGCCGAACGTGCGCCCGAAACGGCGCCCGCTGCGTCGGCTTCGGACGAGGGGCTGGTGCAGGCGCTGGCCACGGTCTACGCGCATCTGCCGCTGCCGGTCCTGGTGCAGGTCCGCGAGACGCTCGCCTACGGCAACCGCGAGTTCCTCGATCTGACCGGCTATGCCGATGTCGAGGCGCTCGAGGCGGAAGGCGGGCTGGCGCATCTCTTCGCCGACCGCGACGACCAGAGCGCGGTGGCCGGAGAGCTGACGATCCGCCGCGCCACCGGCGAGACGATCGCGGTGCGCACCCACATGCAGCGGACGACGATCGCCGGCCGCTCCTGCCTGGTCATGTCGTTCTTCGCCTCGCCCGGCGCCAGCGTGGCGGCCATGCGCGGCGACGCCGTGCGCGAGGCGTCCACCGGCGACGACGCGGAGGTCAAGCGCCTTCGCCACGAGGTCGAGGAGCTGAGCACCGTGCTCGACACGGCGACCGACGGGGTGGTTTTCATCGACTCGGCCGGCAACATCCGGTCGATGAACGGCTCCGCGCACGCGCTCTTCGGCATCGGGGAAGACGACAGCGCCGGCCGGCCCTTCGTGACGCTGTTCGCGCACGAGAGCCAGAAGGCGACGATGGAATATCTCGAGAGCCTGCGCGAGGGCGGCGCCTCGGCGATTGTCAACGAAGGCCGGGAAGTCATCGGACGCGTCGCGCAGGGCGGCTTCATCCCATTGTCGATCACCCTCGGGCCGCTGCCCGACGACCGCGGCTGGTGCGCGGTGATCCGCGACATCGCCCACTGGAAGCGGGTGGAGGAGGAGCTGACCAGCGCCCGCCGGCAGGCGGAGGCGGCGAGCGTCCAGAAGAGCCAGTTCCTCACCAATGTCAGCCACGAACTCCGCACGCCGCTGAACGCCATCATCGGCTTCGCCGACGTGATGGCGACCGAGTGCTTCGGCCCGATCGGCAACGACCGCTATCTGGAATATCTCGAGGACATCAAGCGCTCCGGCCACCACGTGCTCGACCTCGTCAACGACCTCCTCGACATCTCCAAGATCGAGGCGGGCAAGCTGGACCTGTCGTTCGAGGCGGTGTCGCTGAACGCGGTGATGGCCGAGGTCGTGGCCCTGATGCAGCCGCAGGCCAATCGCGAGCGGGTGCTGGTGCGCTCCAACCTGCCCTCCTCGGTGCCGCCGGTGGTGGCGGACCACCGGTCGATCCGCCAGATCGCGATGAACCTCGTCTCCAACGCCATCAGGTTCACCCCGCCGGGCGGGCAGATCATCGTCTCGACCAGCTACGTGGCCGAAGGCGACGTGGCGCTGCGGTTCCGCGACAGCGGCATCGGCATGACCGAACACGAAATCGAGATCGCGATGCTGCCCTTCCAGCAGGTGAACCCGACGTCGCGGCGGCGGGGCGAAGGCACCGGGCTCGGCCTGCCGCTGACCAAGGCGATGGCCGAGGCGAACCGAGCGAATTTCAGCATCTCCTCCACCCCCGGCGAAGGCACGCTGGTGGAAATTCTGTTTCCGCGCCAAAGGGTTCTTGCCAGCTGA
- a CDS encoding DUF1127 domain-containing protein, with product MTIIHKPLWDAPAASIRLVGKTVIGAAGAIVRTMANRRAARRLSEMPDYLLTDLGLRRDDVSEALHADWHQDPTYRLAMTAARRRRGLCD from the coding sequence ATGACCATCATCCATAAGCCCCTCTGGGACGCCCCCGCCGCTTCGATCCGCCTGGTGGGCAAGACGGTAATCGGCGCAGCCGGCGCGATCGTCAGGACGATGGCCAATCGCCGCGCCGCTCGCCGTCTGAGCGAGATGCCGGACTATCTCCTCACCGATCTGGGCCTTCGCCGCGACGACGTCAGCGAGGCGCTGCATGCCGACTGGCACCAGGATCCCACCTACCGGCTGGCGATGACGGCGGCGCGCCGCCGCCGCGGCCTCTGCGACTGA
- a CDS encoding hemolysin family protein, with protein sequence MPLFEIAIILLLILLNGFFAMSELALVSARRSRLEQMKKEGRRGARAALRLTEDPTGFLSTVQVGITLVGIFAGAYGGSVLAAPLAAVMVDWPLVGPYAETAAFVIVVVAITYLSLVFGELVPKRFALRRAEQIAVFVAPFMSLLARVGAPLVWLLRISTEAVSSLLGSSGDDSGAVTEEDVRAMIAEGTDSGVFKPKERQMLEGVIRIADRTVRSIMVPRPDVIWVDLNDPADMVLDEIVAAGHSRFPVIDTGSDDVVGLVQTKDLLEQQRRNGRIDLRTAMRDALYVHETMPILKLLDRFRTTQIHLAVVLDEYGSLEGIVTPTDILIAIAGSLPESHEGEPGMVQRPDGSWLIDATMSVDSVAASLPDFGFPETRDYQTVAGFALDRFGTIPEAGDRFMWNGWTVEVIDLDGRRIDKLLLSPATVDEAEGSGV encoded by the coding sequence GTGCCTTTATTCGAAATCGCCATCATCCTCCTGCTCATCCTGCTCAACGGCTTCTTCGCCATGTCGGAGCTGGCGCTGGTGTCGGCGCGCCGGTCGCGTCTGGAGCAGATGAAAAAGGAGGGCCGCCGCGGCGCCCGGGCGGCGCTGCGCCTCACCGAAGACCCGACGGGGTTCCTCTCGACCGTGCAGGTCGGCATCACCCTCGTCGGCATCTTCGCGGGTGCCTATGGCGGCTCGGTCCTCGCCGCCCCGCTGGCGGCGGTCATGGTGGACTGGCCGCTGGTCGGCCCCTACGCCGAGACCGCGGCCTTCGTCATCGTCGTGGTCGCGATCACCTATCTGTCGCTGGTGTTCGGCGAACTGGTGCCGAAGCGCTTCGCGCTGCGCCGGGCCGAGCAGATCGCCGTATTCGTGGCGCCGTTCATGAGCCTGCTCGCGCGGGTGGGGGCGCCGCTGGTCTGGCTGTTGCGGATCTCGACCGAAGCGGTCTCGTCGCTGCTCGGGTCGAGCGGCGACGACAGCGGCGCGGTGACCGAGGAGGACGTACGGGCGATGATCGCCGAGGGCACCGACAGCGGCGTGTTCAAGCCGAAGGAACGGCAGATGCTGGAAGGCGTGATCCGCATCGCCGACCGCACCGTCCGCTCCATCATGGTGCCCCGGCCGGACGTGATCTGGGTCGACCTGAACGATCCCGCCGATATGGTGCTCGACGAGATCGTCGCGGCGGGACATTCGCGCTTTCCGGTGATCGACACCGGCAGCGACGACGTGGTCGGGCTCGTCCAGACCAAGGACCTGCTGGAGCAGCAGCGCCGGAACGGCAGGATCGATCTCCGTACGGCGATGCGCGACGCGCTTTACGTGCACGAGACGATGCCGATCCTGAAGCTGCTCGACCGGTTCCGGACGACGCAGATCCATCTCGCGGTGGTGCTCGACGAATACGGCTCGCTGGAGGGGATCGTCACGCCGACCGACATCCTGATCGCGATCGCCGGAAGCCTGCCGGAAAGCCACGAGGGCGAGCCCGGCATGGTGCAGCGGCCGGACGGGTCGTGGCTGATCGATGCGACGATGTCGGTGGATTCCGTCGCGGCGTCGCTGCCGGACTTCGGCTTTCCCGAGACCCGCGACTACCAGACGGTCGCGGGCTTCGCGCTGGACCGGTTCGGGACGATCCCGGAAGCCGGCGACCGCTTCATGTGGAATGGCTGGACGGTGGAAGTCATCGATCTCGACGGCCGGCGGATCGACAAGCTGCTGCTGTCGCCGGCCACCGTCGACGAGGCGGAGGGCTCCGGCGTCTGA
- a CDS encoding Fe(3+) ABC transporter substrate-binding protein, whose translation MHFRLSARSTRWLAASAVIAATGFAAAAQAEDVNIYTSRQPDLIQPVLDAFTKETGLTTATIFIDKGLEERIAAEGANSPADLIMTVDIGRLDAAKQAGVVQPVESETLEANIPAVFRDTENEWFGLTARGRVVYASKERVGDEPITYEELADPKWQGRLCTRSGQHQYNIALIAAYIAHHGEEAARTWVAGLRDNLARRPEGGDRDQAKAIFAGECDIAIGNTYYVGLMMHNEKEPEQKEWADAIKVVMPTFENGRTHVNISGVALAKNAPNRENAVKLMEFLSGAEAQRIYAELNYEYPLEPGIATSEVVTSFGELKIDDLPLAEIAKYRTKASEIVDEVAYDNGPQS comes from the coding sequence ATGCATTTCAGACTGAGCGCACGTTCGACACGCTGGCTGGCCGCATCGGCCGTGATCGCGGCAACCGGCTTCGCGGCCGCCGCGCAGGCCGAGGACGTCAACATTTACACGTCCCGCCAGCCGGACCTGATCCAGCCGGTCCTCGACGCCTTCACCAAGGAGACCGGGCTGACCACGGCGACGATCTTCATCGACAAGGGCCTCGAGGAGCGCATCGCGGCCGAGGGCGCCAACTCGCCCGCCGACCTGATCATGACCGTCGACATCGGCCGCCTCGACGCCGCCAAGCAGGCCGGCGTCGTGCAGCCCGTCGAGAGCGAGACGCTCGAGGCGAACATTCCCGCCGTGTTCCGCGACACCGAGAACGAATGGTTCGGCCTGACCGCCCGCGGGCGCGTCGTCTACGCCTCCAAGGAACGCGTCGGCGACGAGCCGATCACCTACGAGGAGCTCGCCGATCCGAAGTGGCAGGGCCGCCTGTGCACCCGTTCCGGCCAGCATCAGTACAACATCGCGCTTATCGCCGCGTACATCGCCCATCACGGCGAGGAAGCGGCGCGCACCTGGGTCGCCGGTCTGCGCGACAACCTCGCCCGGCGCCCCGAGGGCGGCGACCGCGACCAGGCCAAGGCGATCTTCGCCGGCGAGTGCGACATCGCGATCGGCAACACCTATTACGTCGGCCTGATGATGCACAACGAGAAGGAGCCCGAGCAGAAGGAGTGGGCCGACGCCATCAAGGTCGTCATGCCGACCTTCGAGAACGGCCGCACCCACGTCAACATCTCGGGCGTGGCGCTCGCCAAGAACGCGCCGAACCGGGAGAACGCGGTGAAACTCATGGAGTTTCTCTCGGGCGCCGAAGCGCAGCGCATCTACGCGGAACTGAACTACGAGTACCCGCTGGAGCCGGGTATCGCGACGTCGGAAGTCGTGACCTCCTTCGGCGAGCTGAAGATCGACGACCTGCCGCTGGCCGAGATCGCCAAGTACCGGACCAAGGCTTCCGAGATCGTCGACGAGGTCGCCTACGACAACGGCCCGCAGAGCTGA
- a CDS encoding glutamate--cysteine ligase, protein MARDTTDLTPVSSVDDLTAHLKSGEKPESAFRIGTEHEKFGYYTEDLSPVPYEGERGIATLLERMKALSGWEPIVDDGKIIGLYGSNGQGAISLEPGGQFELSGAPLETIHATCRESNAHLAEVRAVAKDLGIGFLGIGSSPTWTLAETPIMPKSRYAIMRNYMPKVGTRGLDMMLRTATIQVNLDFADEADMRRKMQVGMRLQPVASALFANSPFTEGKPNGLCSWRSEVWSDVDNQRAGLLPFVFKPDFTYRDYVEWALDVPMYFVTRHGRYHDTTDVTFRQFMDGALKGRIDDPEPQLGDWTNHLSTLFPDVRLKTFIEMRGADGGPWRRICALPAYWVGLLYDGPTLQAVDEFTRDWTFEEVSAMRAEVPRNGFRTPFRDGTVLDLARETVRLARQGLVARNRRNEEGNDESHFLAPLEEVVARGTTSGEELVRLYEEQWDRSMERVFKHLTY, encoded by the coding sequence ATGGCGCGCGACACCACCGATCTGACGCCGGTCTCCTCGGTCGATGACCTGACGGCGCATCTGAAATCCGGCGAGAAGCCGGAAAGCGCGTTCCGGATCGGCACCGAGCACGAGAAGTTCGGCTACTACACCGAGGACCTGTCGCCGGTGCCCTACGAGGGCGAGCGCGGCATCGCCACGCTGCTGGAGCGGATGAAGGCGCTGTCCGGCTGGGAACCCATCGTCGACGACGGCAAGATCATCGGGCTCTACGGCAGCAACGGCCAGGGCGCGATCTCGCTGGAGCCGGGCGGCCAGTTCGAGCTGTCGGGCGCACCGCTCGAGACGATCCACGCGACCTGCCGCGAATCCAACGCCCATCTCGCCGAAGTGCGGGCCGTCGCCAAGGATCTCGGCATCGGCTTCCTCGGCATCGGCTCGTCGCCGACCTGGACCCTCGCCGAAACCCCGATCATGCCGAAATCACGCTACGCGATCATGCGGAACTACATGCCGAAGGTCGGCACGCGCGGCCTCGACATGATGCTGCGGACCGCGACCATCCAGGTCAATCTCGACTTCGCGGACGAAGCCGACATGCGCCGCAAGATGCAGGTCGGCATGCGCCTGCAGCCGGTCGCCTCGGCGCTGTTCGCCAACTCGCCCTTCACCGAGGGCAAGCCGAACGGCCTTTGTTCGTGGCGGTCAGAGGTCTGGTCGGATGTCGACAACCAGCGCGCCGGACTCCTGCCCTTCGTGTTCAAGCCGGACTTCACCTATCGCGACTATGTCGAGTGGGCGCTCGACGTGCCGATGTATTTCGTCACCCGCCACGGCCGCTACCACGACACCACCGACGTCACCTTCCGCCAGTTCATGGACGGTGCGCTGAAGGGCCGGATCGACGATCCCGAGCCGCAGCTCGGCGACTGGACCAATCATCTGTCGACGCTGTTCCCGGACGTGCGGCTGAAGACCTTCATCGAGATGCGCGGCGCCGACGGCGGGCCGTGGCGCCGGATCTGCGCGCTGCCGGCCTACTGGGTCGGGCTGCTCTACGACGGTCCGACCCTCCAGGCGGTCGACGAATTCACCCGCGACTGGACCTTCGAGGAGGTCTCGGCGATGCGGGCGGAAGTGCCGCGGAACGGCTTCCGCACCCCGTTCCGGGACGGCACGGTGCTCGACCTCGCCCGCGAGACGGTGCGCCTGGCGCGCCAGGGCCTCGTCGCCCGCAACCGGCGCAACGAGGAAGGCAACGACGAGAGCCATTTCCTCGCGCCGCTGGAGGAGGTCGTCGCGCGCGGCACCACCTCGGGCGAAGAACTGGTCCGGCTCTACGAGGAGCAGTGGGACCGGTCGATGGAGCGGGTCTTCAAGCACCTCACCTACTGA
- the xseA gene encoding exodeoxyribonuclease VII large subunit → MSLSVESATSNVAEYTVSEISGALKRTVEDAFGHVRVRGEISGYRGPHSSGHAYFCLKDDKARIDAVVWRTAFVKLGFKPEEGLEVIATGRLTTFPGSSKYQIVIETIEPAGAGALMALLAERKRRLEGEGLFAPERKRALPFLPRVIGVVTSPTGAVIRDIHHRIADRFPVHILVWPVRVQGETSGAEVSEAIAGFNAIEAGGAIPRPDVIIVARGGGSLEDLWGFNDEAVVRAAASSAIPLISAVGHETDWTLIDHAADRRAPTPTGAAEMAVPVRADLLANLANLHARHAGAISRRLEQERRAVTATARALPTPDMLLALPRRRLDEATTSLGQCLRVAVGDKRRAYGEIASRLTPSSLESLLREKRADLRHHESHAAHAVQALVVARRQRFDRVAAHLQPHMIRARSEAARLRLDAFGERLAVAAARSADARRQRLAAAWRVATSLDPRRVLERGYAIIRGPGDVPIVRADSLAPGMHFEVEFAGRERRSAVATGEGEAIPATPAPQRPKPRAPRRSPDAGGQGDLF, encoded by the coding sequence ATGAGCCTTTCCGTCGAATCCGCCACCTCCAACGTCGCCGAGTACACCGTCTCGGAGATCTCCGGCGCGCTGAAGCGTACGGTGGAAGACGCCTTCGGGCATGTGCGGGTGCGCGGCGAGATCTCCGGCTATCGCGGCCCGCATTCTTCCGGCCACGCCTATTTCTGCCTGAAGGACGACAAGGCGCGCATCGACGCGGTCGTCTGGCGCACCGCCTTCGTCAAGCTGGGGTTCAAGCCGGAGGAAGGGCTGGAAGTCATCGCCACCGGCCGGCTGACCACCTTCCCCGGCTCCTCGAAATACCAGATCGTCATCGAGACGATCGAGCCGGCCGGCGCCGGCGCGCTGATGGCGCTGCTCGCCGAGCGCAAGCGCAGGCTGGAAGGCGAGGGCCTGTTCGCGCCCGAGCGCAAGCGGGCGCTGCCGTTCCTGCCGCGGGTCATCGGCGTCGTCACCTCGCCCACCGGCGCGGTCATCCGCGACATCCACCACCGCATCGCCGACCGGTTCCCCGTGCATATTCTGGTCTGGCCGGTGCGGGTGCAGGGCGAGACATCGGGCGCCGAGGTCTCCGAGGCGATCGCCGGCTTCAACGCCATCGAGGCGGGCGGCGCGATCCCGCGGCCGGACGTGATCATCGTGGCGCGCGGCGGCGGCAGCCTGGAGGATCTCTGGGGCTTCAACGACGAAGCGGTGGTGCGCGCGGCGGCTTCTTCCGCGATCCCGCTGATCTCCGCCGTCGGCCACGAGACCGACTGGACGCTGATCGACCACGCCGCCGACCGGCGGGCGCCGACGCCGACCGGCGCCGCGGAGATGGCGGTGCCGGTGCGCGCCGACCTGCTCGCCAATCTCGCGAACCTTCACGCCCGCCACGCCGGGGCGATCTCGCGCCGGCTCGAGCAGGAGCGCAGGGCTGTCACCGCCACCGCCCGCGCGCTGCCGACGCCCGACATGCTGCTGGCCCTGCCGCGGCGGCGCCTCGACGAGGCGACGACCTCGCTTGGCCAGTGCCTGCGCGTCGCGGTCGGCGACAAGCGCCGCGCCTATGGCGAGATCGCCTCGCGCCTGACGCCGTCGAGCCTCGAATCGCTGCTGCGCGAGAAGCGCGCCGACCTTCGCCATCACGAGAGCCACGCGGCGCATGCGGTGCAGGCGCTGGTCGTCGCCCGGCGCCAGCGCTTCGACCGTGTCGCGGCGCATCTGCAGCCGCACATGATCCGCGCCCGGAGCGAAGCGGCCCGGCTGCGGCTCGACGCCTTCGGGGAACGGCTGGCGGTGGCGGCGGCCCGCAGCGCCGATGCCCGACGCCAGCGCCTCGCGGCGGCCTGGCGGGTCGCGACCAGCCTCGACCCGCGCCGCGTGCTGGAGCGCGGCTACGCCATCATCCGCGGGCCGGGCGACGTGCCGATCGTGCGCGCCGACAGCCTTGCGCCGGGAATGCATTTCGAGGTGGAGTTTGCCGGGCGCGAGCGCCGCAGCGCGGTGGCGACGGGGGAGGGCGAAGCGATACCCGCTACGCCGGCGCCGCAGAGGCCCAAGCCCAGAGCGCCGCGCCGGTCACCCGACGCAGGCGGCCAGGGTGATCTGTTCTGA